The proteins below come from a single Mesobacillus jeotgali genomic window:
- a CDS encoding RNA polymerase sigma factor, with protein MEQKELMLRIQNGDESAFAELLNPLIEKAYKTSYSIVRSKEEAEEVVQNAMLEAYRNIMAGKEIVYFNTWFYKLVSHRSIDSVRKSARKKETVIEIETLQDHWGVVDAVIQEEMHLEINQGIQSLKNGDYRNVLLLYYYQDFSIQEVSEMLGIKTSTVKSHLHRARKALKTRLMENQMIGVST; from the coding sequence TTGGAACAGAAAGAATTGATGCTGCGAATCCAGAATGGAGATGAGTCAGCATTCGCTGAATTATTGAATCCATTGATTGAAAAGGCATATAAAACGAGCTATAGTATTGTCCGGTCAAAGGAAGAGGCAGAAGAAGTCGTCCAAAACGCTATGCTTGAAGCATATCGGAATATCATGGCCGGTAAGGAAATTGTCTATTTTAATACCTGGTTTTACAAGTTGGTTTCACACCGGTCCATTGATAGCGTAAGAAAGAGTGCAAGAAAGAAGGAAACGGTAATTGAAATTGAAACGTTACAAGATCATTGGGGAGTAGTAGACGCGGTGATTCAGGAAGAAATGCATCTTGAAATCAATCAAGGAATTCAGTCTCTCAAAAACGGAGATTATCGGAATGTGCTGCTCTTATACTATTATCAAGATTTTTCTATCCAGGAGGTTTCAGAAATGCTTGGCATAAAAACCTCAACAGTCAAATCACATCTTCACAGGGCCAGAAAAGCTCTAAAGACTAGGCTAATGGAAAATCAAATGATAGGGGTGAGCACATAA
- a CDS encoding DUF4179 domain-containing protein, translating into MNKEDKMIKREIEEDMDKIEVPSSLYDFAKNIKKEERQRKSTGRISRKRTLQVAAAAVIALGVTAGSAFYNPSVAEMASKIPYLGQVFQTKPVNTMLRDALEKEGYDNFSLGMTPGEVTSFEIRIKGSEKDADREREKITAITDKVLKSKGYDAYKIKVSSYLPQVTPLTKEEEELTKLGENLEAALKQAGFDILYVNPFNSQIEVAIPKTETSAEEIKKATIQAANNNGYEREVTIEIVDIEKNNREDIWLGYMRSIYEGMALKKEYHVTGYGYSYKNNKMKMIIKTNLKPSDKEAEETVNNIREEIVKFVESEKQNSNVKEDEYEIIIRDKSGNDLPY; encoded by the coding sequence ATGAATAAGGAAGATAAGATGATCAAAAGAGAGATAGAGGAAGACATGGATAAGATTGAGGTGCCATCTTCTCTTTATGATTTTGCCAAAAATATTAAGAAGGAAGAAAGACAAAGGAAATCAACTGGAAGAATTAGCAGAAAGAGAACTTTACAGGTCGCCGCAGCAGCTGTGATTGCTCTTGGGGTAACGGCTGGTTCGGCATTCTATAATCCTTCTGTAGCAGAAATGGCTTCTAAAATCCCTTACCTGGGACAGGTTTTCCAGACGAAACCTGTTAATACCATGCTTCGGGATGCACTGGAAAAAGAAGGGTATGATAACTTCTCCCTAGGGATGACACCGGGTGAAGTGACCAGTTTTGAAATCAGGATTAAAGGTTCTGAAAAGGATGCTGACCGTGAGCGGGAGAAAATAACCGCAATAACAGATAAAGTCCTCAAAAGTAAAGGATATGATGCTTATAAAATCAAAGTCAGCTCCTACCTTCCTCAAGTTACACCACTGACGAAGGAGGAAGAGGAATTAACCAAGCTTGGTGAAAACCTAGAAGCTGCCCTAAAGCAAGCAGGGTTTGACATTCTATATGTAAATCCGTTCAATAGCCAGATTGAAGTTGCTATACCAAAAACAGAAACAAGTGCAGAAGAAATTAAAAAGGCAACAATTCAAGCAGCCAATAATAATGGTTACGAAAGAGAGGTTACCATAGAAATTGTCGATATAGAAAAAAATAACCGCGAAGATATATGGCTGGGTTATATGAGAAGCATATATGAAGGAATGGCTCTGAAAAAAGAGTATCACGTAACCGGTTATGGGTATTCATACAAAAATAATAAAATGAAAATGATCATAAAAACTAATTTGAAGCCATCTGATAAGGAAGCAGAAGAAACGGTAAACAACATTCGTGAGGAAATCGTTAAGTTTGTTGAAAGTGAAAAACAGAATTCAAATGTAAAGGAAGATGAATACGAGATAATAATCCGCGATAAAAGTGGAAATGACTTGCCATATTAA
- a CDS encoding VOC family protein yields the protein MITGIVPYLVTNGNGQKAVKFYQEALGAEVVSLQTFGDMPANPEYPLPEEAKNRVLNAQMNIGNAKLMLSDTFPGYPFQLGSQVTIALMVDNPSEAQTIFEKLQAGGKVTMPLQETFWSPAYGQVTDQFGVEWQVSTEMKK from the coding sequence ATGATTACAGGAATTGTTCCTTATTTAGTGACAAATGGAAATGGCCAGAAAGCAGTGAAGTTTTACCAGGAGGCACTTGGAGCCGAAGTGGTTAGTCTGCAAACATTTGGTGATATGCCTGCGAATCCTGAATACCCGCTTCCTGAAGAAGCAAAAAATCGAGTATTGAACGCCCAGATGAACATTGGAAATGCGAAATTGATGCTATCTGATACATTTCCTGGATACCCATTTCAGCTTGGATCTCAAGTCACAATCGCATTAATGGTGGATAATCCCTCTGAAGCTCAGACAATTTTTGAGAAGCTTCAAGCAGGCGGAAAGGTTACAATGCCACTTCAGGAGACCTTCTGGAGTCCCGCTTACGGCCAGGTGACAGATCAATTTGGTGTCGAGTGGCAAGTATCAACAGAAATGAAGAAATAA
- a CDS encoding SDR family NAD(P)-dependent oxidoreductase — protein sequence MTEKFEGKTVVITGGSNGIGKGLAEAYAKENANVCIADIDETKGKELVSSLKELGGQAAFYKTDVRKEEDLVSLVDRVINDFGQIDVLINNAGVSRFKPLFELTTEEWEDVVFTNLRSVFIGSREAAKRMNEGGRIINIASTRATMSEPNSEAYASSKGGIVALTHALAASLQEKGITVNSISPGWIQTEDYDGLREKDHLQHWSNRVGRPEDIAKACLYLADPGNDFINGQDLVIDGGMTRKMIYEE from the coding sequence ATGACAGAAAAGTTTGAAGGGAAGACAGTCGTCATAACCGGCGGATCTAATGGTATTGGTAAAGGGCTTGCCGAAGCATATGCAAAAGAGAACGCGAATGTATGTATTGCAGATATAGATGAAACGAAGGGGAAAGAGTTGGTTTCCAGCCTAAAAGAGTTGGGTGGACAAGCTGCCTTTTACAAAACAGATGTCAGGAAAGAAGAGGATCTTGTCAGCCTGGTAGATCGTGTTATCAATGATTTCGGTCAGATTGATGTATTGATCAATAATGCCGGGGTGTCAAGGTTCAAGCCTTTATTTGAGCTTACTACTGAGGAATGGGAAGATGTTGTTTTTACCAATCTCAGAAGTGTATTCATTGGATCCCGTGAAGCTGCCAAAAGGATGAACGAAGGTGGACGGATCATTAATATAGCATCAACAAGGGCGACTATGTCTGAACCGAATTCCGAAGCTTATGCTTCCTCTAAAGGAGGAATTGTTGCATTGACACATGCCCTTGCCGCTTCGCTTCAAGAGAAAGGGATCACAGTCAACTCGATAAGTCCAGGCTGGATCCAGACAGAAGATTATGATGGCTTACGTGAAAAAGACCATCTTCAGCATTGGTCCAACCGTGTCGGGAGGCCGGAGGATATAGCTAAAGCATGTCTCTATTTAGCTGACCCGGGGAACGATTTTATTAATGGCCAGGACCTTGTTATTGATGGCGGTATGACGCGGAAAATGATCTATGAAGAGTAA
- a CDS encoding lysozyme family protein — MKYSKKKPKKKKQVQRNFNLAILLFVSFVGFFLLDRFLELYNDNFKKMNVGVNSSIGEVAKYTPMIEEELKKVGMDDHTVTVAALMMQESRGEGGDPMQASESLGLAPNTIQDPQQSIQQGVKYYQRVVNHGNKMQVDFPTIIQSYNMGIGYIDFIARNGGKHSEELAKKFSMIQVEKNPQTYDCGGDKDNFRYPYCYGDFTYSTKVAKHMESITVSNPDNFTEENTKSSF; from the coding sequence ATGAAATACAGTAAAAAGAAACCCAAAAAGAAAAAGCAAGTGCAGAGAAACTTCAATCTGGCTATTTTATTGTTTGTGAGCTTTGTTGGTTTTTTCCTGCTTGATAGATTCCTAGAGTTATATAATGATAATTTCAAAAAAATGAATGTTGGCGTTAATAGTTCAATCGGTGAAGTAGCCAAATATACTCCGATGATTGAGGAAGAATTGAAAAAAGTGGGAATGGACGATCACACCGTCACAGTCGCAGCTTTAATGATGCAGGAGAGCAGAGGGGAAGGCGGCGACCCAATGCAAGCTTCTGAATCATTGGGATTGGCTCCTAATACCATACAGGATCCGCAACAGAGCATTCAGCAAGGTGTAAAGTACTATCAACGTGTCGTGAATCATGGTAACAAAATGCAGGTGGATTTCCCGACTATCATCCAATCATACAATATGGGAATTGGTTATATTGATTTTATAGCTAGAAACGGCGGGAAGCATAGCGAGGAGCTGGCAAAAAAGTTTTCCATGATCCAGGTAGAAAAAAATCCGCAAACCTATGATTGCGGCGGGGACAAAGACAATTTCCGCTATCCTTATTGCTACGGCGATTTCACTTATAGTACGAAGGTGGCCAAACATATGGAGTCCATTACAGTTAGCAATCCAGATAATTTTACAGAAGAAAATACAAAAAGTTCTTTTTAG
- a CDS encoding FMN-dependent NADH-azoreductase yields MATVLYITANPKPVEESFSLSVGEEFIKAYRENNPEDEIVRLDLYKMDIPFIDTDVFSGWGKLQQGSAFEQLSDDEKQKVSAINKLTDQFVAGDKYIFVTPFWNFSFPPKMKAYIDNIAIAGKTFKYTAEGPVGLLGGKKALHIQARGGIYSEGPAKDLEFGDRYLRAVLAFMGITDAETLAIEGMAAMPDKAQEIKQQAIQRANELAKQF; encoded by the coding sequence ATGGCAACAGTACTTTACATTACAGCAAATCCGAAGCCGGTTGAGGAATCGTTCAGTTTATCGGTTGGTGAGGAGTTTATTAAAGCCTATCGTGAAAACAATCCTGAAGATGAGATCGTCAGATTGGACCTTTATAAAATGGACATACCATTTATTGATACAGATGTTTTCAGCGGCTGGGGTAAATTACAGCAAGGTTCGGCTTTCGAACAGCTAAGCGACGATGAAAAACAAAAAGTGAGCGCCATCAATAAACTGACAGATCAGTTTGTTGCCGGGGATAAATATATTTTTGTAACACCATTCTGGAACTTCAGCTTCCCGCCAAAAATGAAAGCTTATATCGATAACATCGCGATTGCCGGAAAAACATTCAAATATACGGCAGAGGGTCCAGTTGGTTTACTTGGAGGCAAGAAGGCTCTTCACATCCAGGCGCGCGGCGGTATCTATTCAGAAGGTCCTGCTAAGGATCTGGAGTTCGGCGACCGCTACCTTCGTGCTGTTCTTGCATTCATGGGAATCACCGATGCTGAAACACTGGCAATTGAGGGTATGGCTGCTATGCCTGATAAAGCACAAGAAATCAAGCAGCAAGCCATTCAACGCGCCAATGAGCTCGCTAAACAATTTTAA
- the sirA gene encoding sporulation inhibitor of replication protein SirA encodes MRSYQLYLIEDEFASHYFGRERMFYQLFLEYSQANHDLKSIIAKQVKFVTKSIPVLRIHQLLHQQLSKAKGFHVENGIYIYENNSNNSSATLKVHERWLELDSHGQVDAETVFFEILRKCESSFLAIDLESHKYGWLKPIKERKYV; translated from the coding sequence GTGAGATCCTACCAGCTATATCTAATAGAAGATGAATTTGCCTCCCATTATTTCGGAAGAGAACGGATGTTTTATCAATTGTTTTTGGAATATAGTCAAGCAAACCATGACCTGAAATCTATCATTGCCAAGCAAGTTAAATTTGTTACGAAATCCATTCCTGTGCTTCGCATCCATCAGCTCCTTCATCAACAGCTTTCCAAGGCTAAAGGATTTCATGTTGAGAACGGCATATACATTTATGAAAACAACTCAAATAATAGTTCAGCCACGCTTAAAGTCCATGAAAGGTGGCTGGAGTTAGACTCACATGGTCAAGTCGACGCAGAAACAGTCTTTTTTGAAATTCTTCGGAAATGTGAATCATCCTTCCTTGCCATCGACCTTGAATCACATAAGTACGGCTGGCTGAAGCCGATTAAAGAACGAAAATATGTATAG
- a CDS encoding YneF family protein yields MWDLILVGILALVVGVALGFFIARKYMESYLKKNPPINEQMLKMMMMQMGMKPSQKKINQMMSAMNKQTGK; encoded by the coding sequence ATGTGGGATCTAATTCTAGTTGGTATACTGGCATTAGTTGTCGGTGTAGCGCTAGGATTTTTCATTGCTCGTAAATACATGGAGAGCTACTTAAAGAAAAATCCGCCAATCAACGAACAAATGCTTAAAATGATGATGATGCAGATGGGTATGAAACCATCCCAGAAGAAAATCAATCAAATGATGTCAGCAATGAACAAGCAGACAGGAAAATAA
- a CDS encoding GNAT family N-acetyltransferase: MYQYFNGLVIREGTEGISAEKVEKLFEDAGWTRNTPDWQKEKFSLIFKNSTWAFTVWDENEMVGMVRVISDQIMAANIMDLAVLSSYRGKGIGQKLVQLCVQKLPHGDWFAHTSANNFSFYEKCGFEVKDLSQNGTCAYYGYIQARKDGHR, translated from the coding sequence ATGTACCAATATTTCAACGGACTTGTTATACGGGAAGGGACGGAAGGGATATCAGCGGAAAAGGTCGAGAAGCTTTTTGAGGACGCGGGCTGGACACGTAACACCCCGGATTGGCAAAAAGAAAAGTTTTCGCTGATATTTAAAAATTCAACCTGGGCATTTACGGTGTGGGATGAAAATGAAATGGTCGGAATGGTCAGGGTCATCTCTGATCAGATTATGGCAGCGAATATTATGGATCTGGCCGTTTTATCATCATATCGTGGGAAAGGGATTGGCCAGAAGCTAGTGCAGCTTTGCGTCCAAAAACTCCCCCATGGAGACTGGTTTGCGCATACTTCTGCCAACAATTTTAGCTTCTATGAAAAATGCGGTTTCGAGGTCAAGGATCTTTCGCAAAATGGTACATGCGCGTATTATGGGTATATTCAGGCCCGGAAAGATGGACATAGATAG
- a CDS encoding DUF2750 domain-containing protein: MNHHEFEAVIKQPAAIRYEYFIKKAADYEEIWGLYNDGWATAEDDMGNVLIPFYPNEKFAETFAKNEWEGFKAKKIEMDDFLEKWLPGMKSDGIKSSIFPTDTDSAVMNVDILLKDLKAELENY; this comes from the coding sequence TTGAATCATCATGAATTTGAGGCAGTCATCAAGCAGCCGGCTGCTATAAGGTATGAATACTTCATAAAAAAAGCAGCAGATTATGAAGAGATATGGGGGCTGTATAACGATGGCTGGGCAACTGCAGAAGATGACATGGGCAATGTATTGATCCCGTTTTACCCTAATGAAAAGTTCGCAGAAACATTTGCTAAGAATGAATGGGAAGGCTTTAAAGCAAAAAAAATTGAAATGGATGACTTCCTCGAGAAGTGGCTTCCGGGGATGAAGTCAGACGGGATAAAATCATCAATTTTCCCAACCGACACAGATTCTGCCGTAATGAATGTAGATATTCTGCTAAAAGACCTGAAAGCAGAGCTGGAGAATTATTGA
- a CDS encoding MFS transporter, translated as MSRQSEGAAAEENHPEWLQDYVESPEKQEALYKRTLLIVVLSQIFGGAGLAAGITVGALLAKEMLGTDSVAGLPIALFTLGSAGAALIIGRLSQRYGRRAGLASGFLTGGIGAIGVIIAAVTNNIFLLFASLLIYGAGSATNLQARYAGTDLASPKERATAVSIAMVSTTFGAVAGPNLVEVMGEFATSVGVPALSGPFILAAAAYIVAGLILLFFLRPDPFVVARAIALAEHKAKTSSHDYVEEALVTDKRGIGVAALIMVLTQMVMVAIMTMTPVHMGSHGHGLSAVGMVIGFHIGAMYLPSLLTGVLVDKIGRAAMAIASGITLLASGIMAAVAPGESMFWITLALILLGLGWNFGLISGTALLVDATNPANRAKMQGTVDVMVALSGASGGMLSGMVVANSSFAFLSLAGGVLSLVLIPFVIWTNKK; from the coding sequence ATGTCACGTCAATCCGAAGGTGCAGCGGCTGAGGAAAATCATCCCGAGTGGCTGCAAGATTATGTAGAATCACCTGAAAAACAAGAAGCTTTATATAAAAGAACCTTATTAATAGTTGTTCTGTCCCAGATTTTCGGCGGAGCCGGCCTTGCAGCCGGGATAACTGTAGGGGCATTGTTGGCTAAAGAAATGCTTGGCACTGATAGTGTGGCTGGTCTTCCGATAGCGCTCTTTACGTTAGGTTCTGCAGGAGCAGCTCTCATTATCGGGCGCCTTTCACAGCGTTATGGCAGGCGAGCGGGCCTGGCTTCAGGATTTTTAACTGGCGGAATTGGCGCGATTGGTGTAATCATAGCTGCAGTAACGAATAATATTTTTCTGCTTTTTGCGTCACTTTTGATCTATGGTGCCGGCAGTGCGACAAATTTACAGGCACGGTATGCAGGGACGGACCTGGCCAGTCCTAAAGAACGTGCGACAGCTGTCAGTATCGCGATGGTGTCCACGACGTTTGGTGCTGTAGCTGGTCCTAACCTTGTCGAGGTAATGGGAGAGTTTGCAACATCTGTAGGGGTACCGGCTTTGTCCGGACCATTCATTCTCGCAGCCGCAGCCTATATCGTTGCTGGATTAATACTATTGTTTTTCCTTCGTCCCGATCCGTTTGTGGTCGCAAGGGCCATAGCTTTGGCGGAACATAAAGCTAAAACCAGTTCCCATGATTATGTCGAGGAAGCACTTGTTACCGATAAACGAGGAATCGGAGTAGCGGCTTTAATCATGGTTCTCACCCAAATGGTGATGGTAGCGATTATGACGATGACTCCTGTGCACATGGGCAGCCATGGACATGGTTTAAGCGCGGTTGGTATGGTAATAGGTTTCCACATTGGAGCAATGTATCTGCCTTCTTTATTGACTGGTGTACTTGTTGATAAAATCGGACGCGCGGCGATGGCGATCGCCTCCGGAATTACACTTCTGGCTTCCGGGATTATGGCTGCTGTTGCTCCGGGTGAATCTATGTTTTGGATCACACTTGCCCTCATTCTCCTCGGTCTAGGCTGGAACTTTGGCCTAATCAGCGGAACAGCTCTGCTTGTCGATGCCACAAATCCGGCAAATCGCGCAAAAATGCAAGGTACAGTTGATGTAATGGTCGCATTGTCGGGAGCCTCCGGCGGAATGTTATCAGGCATGGTTGTGGCTAATTCAAGCTTTGCCTTCCTTTCACTTGCAGGTGGGGTACTTTCCTTAGTGTTAATACCATTTGTGATATGGACAAATAAAAAGTAA
- a CDS encoding Type 1 glutamine amidotransferase-like domain-containing protein: MRKLVLLSDLRNMNPALIRKIKNITGGQSLRLAYIPSRTDKERWYFDKAKPEFSEMDITDFFYFDVDEDFESSQLVEFTSCDAIFLSGGNTYQFLKNLKDRNIFKHIKQMVNEGKPLIGVSAGSMIMSKSIKIAAFHDENEVQLNELSGLELVDFEFMPHWNREKDQLEELLKYSLTQEESIFTCNDGDGIVIEGDEIEFYGDIKEIRKGVLI, encoded by the coding sequence ATGAGAAAATTAGTGCTTTTGAGTGATCTAAGAAATATGAATCCAGCTTTAATAAGGAAAATCAAAAATATAACTGGCGGCCAGTCACTTAGGCTTGCTTATATCCCGTCACGAACAGACAAAGAAAGATGGTATTTTGATAAAGCCAAGCCAGAGTTTTCGGAAATGGATATTACTGACTTCTTTTATTTTGACGTGGACGAAGACTTCGAATCATCACAGCTGGTGGAGTTTACAAGCTGTGACGCCATTTTTCTGTCAGGGGGGAATACCTATCAATTTTTGAAGAACCTGAAGGACCGGAACATTTTTAAACATATTAAACAAATGGTGAATGAGGGGAAACCTTTAATCGGTGTTAGTGCGGGCAGCATGATCATGTCCAAATCAATCAAGATTGCAGCATTCCATGATGAAAATGAAGTCCAGTTAAATGAATTAAGCGGGTTAGAACTGGTGGATTTTGAATTTATGCCTCATTGGAACAGAGAAAAAGATCAGCTGGAGGAGCTTTTAAAATATTCCCTTACTCAGGAAGAAAGCATTTTTACCTGCAATGACGGCGATGGAATAGTCATTGAAGGAGATGAAATTGAGTTTTATGGAGATATAAAGGAGATACGAAAAGGTGTGTTGATATAA
- a CDS encoding response regulator transcription factor produces MGKKVLVAEDEQRISHLLKMYLEREALVVEVADNGEAALEKALQNSYDVIILDLLMPGRDGFSVLEEIRKTKDTPVIMLSAKGEASDLERGAELGASEYILKPFSPKDVVSKIKDLL; encoded by the coding sequence ATGGGAAAGAAAGTGCTAGTTGCTGAGGATGAACAAAGAATTAGCCATTTATTAAAGATGTATTTAGAAAGAGAAGCATTAGTCGTTGAAGTTGCTGACAATGGGGAAGCAGCTTTGGAAAAAGCTTTACAGAATTCATATGATGTCATCATTCTGGACCTTTTAATGCCTGGAAGAGATGGTTTTTCAGTATTAGAGGAAATTAGGAAAACCAAAGACACACCCGTCATCATGCTTTCTGCTAAAGGGGAAGCTAGTGACCTTGAACGAGGAGCAGAATTAGGAGCCAGCGAATACATCTTGAAGCCATTCAGCCCAAAGGATGTAGTTTCGAAGATAAAAGATCTCTTATAG
- a CDS encoding class I SAM-dependent DNA methyltransferase: protein MGREFIPLFDDWAEFYEDTVSGNDLEYKEVFENYDKILQTVALRSNGTVLEFGVGTGNLTEKLISLGRVVYGVEPSKAMRAKTKARFTDLHLYDGDFINFPDLPGKVDSIVSTYAFHHLSNEEKDTALKLYSKLLGDQGKIVFADTAFVNEEHREERHRIVKEQGHENLLADLKREYYTTLEILERLFEKNGFQVSFEKMNSYVWLMEAVKVSKN from the coding sequence ATGGGTCGGGAATTTATCCCCTTATTTGATGATTGGGCCGAATTTTACGAGGACACAGTGTCAGGAAATGATCTTGAGTATAAAGAAGTATTTGAAAATTATGATAAAATATTACAAACAGTTGCCTTAAGATCAAATGGTACCGTATTGGAGTTTGGAGTAGGAACAGGGAATCTTACTGAAAAGCTGATTTCCTTGGGAAGAGTTGTATATGGAGTAGAGCCATCTAAAGCGATGAGAGCAAAAACAAAAGCTCGATTCACGGATCTACATTTATACGATGGGGATTTCATTAACTTTCCTGACCTTCCTGGAAAAGTGGATTCGATCGTAAGCACGTATGCTTTTCATCATTTGAGCAATGAAGAAAAGGATACAGCCCTCAAATTGTACAGCAAACTCTTGGGTGATCAAGGGAAGATTGTGTTTGCTGATACTGCATTTGTAAATGAAGAACACCGGGAAGAACGACATCGAATCGTAAAAGAGCAGGGGCATGAGAATTTGCTTGCGGATCTAAAGAGAGAATACTATACAACCCTCGAAATTTTGGAGAGGCTTTTCGAGAAAAACGGATTTCAGGTTTCTTTTGAAAAAATGAACTCTTATGTTTGGCTGATGGAAGCTGTTAAAGTAAGTAAAAATTAA
- the mtnN gene encoding 5'-methylthioadenosine/S-adenosylhomocysteine nucleosidase: MRVGIIGAMDEEVDLLRSKLEERKDTILAGSEFYQGKIDSLEVVLLKSGIGKVNAALGTALLIEKFEPDVIINTGSAGGFHKDLNVGDVVISTEVRHHDVDVTIFGYEYGQVPRMPAYFAPDDKLVAAAVKSAEQIDGIQVVNGLIASGDSFMNDRERVEFIRTKLPDLYAAEMEAAAIAQVAYQFEKPFVIIRSLSDIAGKESNISFDQFLETAAKNSAELILLMLEELKK, encoded by the coding sequence ATGAGAGTTGGAATAATCGGAGCAATGGATGAAGAGGTTGATTTACTGCGCAGCAAGCTAGAAGAAAGGAAAGATACGATTCTAGCTGGAAGTGAATTTTATCAAGGGAAGATTGATAGTTTAGAAGTTGTGCTGCTGAAATCTGGCATCGGAAAAGTGAATGCGGCATTGGGAACGGCATTATTGATTGAGAAATTCGAGCCGGACGTCATTATCAATACTGGATCTGCAGGCGGCTTCCACAAGGATCTCAATGTTGGGGATGTGGTCATTTCTACTGAAGTGAGACACCATGACGTTGATGTTACGATTTTTGGGTATGAATATGGCCAGGTCCCGAGGATGCCAGCATATTTTGCTCCGGATGATAAGCTTGTAGCTGCAGCAGTAAAGAGCGCAGAACAAATTGATGGTATCCAGGTTGTTAATGGATTGATCGCATCTGGCGATTCCTTTATGAATGACCGAGAGAGAGTTGAATTCATCAGGACCAAGCTGCCCGATTTATATGCTGCGGAAATGGAGGCAGCTGCAATCGCGCAGGTAGCATATCAATTTGAAAAACCATTTGTCATTATCAGGTCGCTCTCCGATATTGCCGGCAAAGAGTCGAACATTTCATTTGACCAATTCTTGGAAACAGCAGCGAAAAATTCCGCAGAACTAATTTTACTAATGTTAGAGGAGTTGAAGAAGTAA
- a CDS encoding S-ribosylhomocysteine lyase: MVKKMNVESFNLDHTKVAAPYIRLAGTTQGAYGDVIHKYDIRFCQPNKEHMEMPGLHSLEHLMAENIRNHHASVVDISPMGCQTGFYLSVINHDDYDNILEVLEDTLKDVLEADEVPACNEIQCGWAASHSLEGAKEIAAKMLAKKDEWRQVFAE, translated from the coding sequence ATGGTAAAGAAAATGAATGTTGAAAGTTTTAATTTAGATCACACGAAGGTGGCTGCACCATATATACGTTTGGCAGGAACAACACAGGGTGCCTATGGAGATGTAATTCATAAATATGATATCCGCTTTTGCCAGCCGAACAAGGAACATATGGAGATGCCTGGCCTTCACTCACTAGAACATTTAATGGCAGAAAACATTCGCAATCATCATGCGAGTGTCGTTGATATAAGTCCAATGGGCTGCCAGACTGGTTTTTATTTGTCAGTGATCAACCATGATGACTACGACAATATTCTAGAGGTTTTAGAAGATACTCTTAAAGATGTGCTTGAAGCAGATGAGGTTCCTGCCTGCAATGAAATTCAGTGCGGCTGGGCTGCAAGCCACAGCCTAGAGGGAGCAAAAGAAATCGCAGCAAAAATGCTGGCAAAGAAAGATGAGTGGCGCCAGGTATTTGCTGAATAA